The genomic window GTTGCAAAGGTAATACTTTTTTGCAGGGGTTATCGCTTTGTACTAAGCTCAATCACCTCCCGATATTCTATAATAAGATTTTCAAGAAATTTCTCTGAAGAAAAGTCGAGTGCTCGTTTTCTGGCTTCCAGAGCCAGTTGTGTTGACAGCGTGTTATTGTTCAGCAGCTTTTGAACGGAAGAAAAAATTTCGTCGGGGTGTTGCGGCCGCACGCAGAGCGCGTTGTCGCCACTGGTGATCATGTCTGTTACTCCACCGGCATTTACAGATACAATGGGCAACTGCATGGCCATGGCTTCCAGCAACACATTCCCGAAGGACTCCCGGTGCGAAGGGAACACATAAACATCCAGGGTCGAAAGCAATCCTGCCAGATCGGGCTGGTGGCTTATAAAAACATAGCTGTCTTCAGGCAGACAGTGCGCGGCGAGCGCATAAATTTCCTGCGCAAATCCATCTTCGCCAACACTGGCGCCACCAGCCATCACAAAAAATAGTTTTTTATTTTCCGATTTTAGCAGCATTTCAGCAGCATGAATAAAATCGGCATGTCCTTTCATGGGCGAGATGCGACCAGTCATACCAACAACCTGAGCGTCTTGCGGAATACCGTATGCGGCGCGCATTTCGGACTTATTGAATCGTTCCGGGCTGAAAATCCGGAGATCGATGCCGTTATTCATTACAAATACTTTCTCCGGCTTCATGGGTGATGTAGTCAGAAAATTATTCCGAACAAAAGAGGAAACACACCAGGCCCGGTCGATCCGGCTATAAATGATGCGGTGCAATGGTGACTTTTTTTTCAGCCGGCTCTCCATGCGGCGTGTGAACACAAGAGGCGTTTTGTTGCGTGTCGTTTTCAATGCGGCTGTTAAAACAGATAAATCATGCGACCGCTGCACATGAATGATATCGGGTTTAAATGTGTCGAGTAATTCCTTTGCTTTGCGCAATGAATAAAACCAGTTTTTTCCCGGATCGAAAATTCCGGATTCAACATGAAGTTTTCTTTCAGTTGCGGTTGTAAATGTTTTGCCATCGAGAGAGCAGAATACACAGGACTCGTGTCCCGCATGTTGCAGTATCTGAGCCAGTTTCACTGTCTGCATCTCAATGCCGCCCCACGAAGGGCCACCGCAAACCTGAAGAATTTTCATAATGCAAATATATAAATATTAAGGTGTCGGATTTTTTTTCGTTAGGCGTTACATGCGTTACAAGGTCACGCGTCGGGAGACGCGCGCCCAGTTCAAGGTCGAGATTAAGATGTTACATCATAGTTGTCAGCATTCAGAAAGGTTGAGATTCTGGAGCCGACCTTGTCACGTTTTACGTGAAGGCACAAAAGAAGCTGCGAAGCACAAATTGCGCTGGAGGCGCTGCATATGTTGGCCCGGGACAAAGTCCCGGAAGATTGAAACAAACGCATTGCAATCACGCACCAGCCAAAAGCTTTAATTATCTTTGCAAAAAAACAGTATGCTCCCGGAGGCGATGACGAAATTTTTAAAGAAGCACCACGTAATGTCGCTCGCAGTAAGTGATTCAGAAGGGATATGGAGCGCACACTGCTTCTACGCCTACGATTCAGCGCGGAGCTGTTTTGTTTTCACAAGCGATGAAGAAACACGTCATGTTAAAATGTTGACAGCAAATAGCCGGGTTGCAGTATCAATAGCTTTGGAAACACGGATTATAGGCAAAATTCAGGGGCTGCAGATGTCGGGAACCGTATATAAACCTGCTGATTCCGAGTACGAGTGGGCTAAAAACAGTTATCTGAAGCGGTTTCCGTATGCAATAGTAATGAAGACCTCATTTTGGATTTTTTTACCGGATTATGCCAAAATGACCGATAACGCATTTGGCTTCGGAAAGAAGCTTATCTGGGACGGAAAAGGCTGACTGTGAACGTAACAAAACGTATCGCATTCATCTAGATAATTAATAAAATTCGGCTATTCAGCTGATTAACCTTGTCAGTTGAAAAGTATGCCTTATTGTTAATAATTTGGGCTTTGCCTAACAAACATATGTTTTTACTTTAGCCATCCAAATAAGCGACTATTGAGAAATTTCTTAATGGTTGAATTACATCGGATTAACTTAATAAGTAGAGAGCATGGACAACAGTTTGTTAGGACAGACACAGGTAAAAACAGAAAACGACTCTAAATCAGGCGGATATGATCAGCTCCTGAATAAACGGACTCGTCCGAATATTTTTGATGGTCAGGAAAGCAAATTAAATGAACCTGAAAGACGCGTTTATTTGTATGAAGATGCCCTCAAACAATCAACAGCGTATTTTAACGGAGACACTTTGGCTGCAAGCGTATGGGTGAGTAAATATGCCCTCAAGGATAGCCAGGGAAATATTTACGAAGCTACTCCCGATGATATGCATCGCCGCATTGCCCGCGAAGTTGCCCGCATCGAGAAGAATTATAAAAACCCGATGTCGGAGGATGAAGTATTTGAAGTACTGAGAAATTTCCGCTACATTATTCCGCAGGGAAGTCCTATGGCTGGCATTGGAAACAATTTCCAGATAGCAAGTTTGTCCAATTGCTTTGTTATTGGTTCCAATAAAGCCGATTCTTATGGTGGCATTCTGAAAGTTGATGAAGAGCAGGTTCAGTTGATGAAACGCCGCGGTGGCGTAGGTCACGACCTTAGTCATATACGTCCGAAAGGATCACCGGTGAAAAACAGCGCTTTGACCTCAACCGGCATTGTGCCTTTTATGGAACGATACAGCAATTCAACCCGCGAAGTAGCGCAGGATGGTCGTCGTGGCGCTCTCATGCTCAGCATTTCTGTTAATCATCCTGATTCGGAAAGTTTTATCGATGCAAAAATGGAGCAGGGTAAAATAACCGGCGCCAATGTCTCGGTTCGTATTGATGATGATTTTATGAATGCTGTTACAAGCCGGAAAGAATACACTCAGAAATACCCGATTCATTCCGATAAACCCATTTTTTCAAAGACAATCAACGCACAGGATCTGTGGGGAAAACTGGTTCACAACGCTTGGAAATCTGCTGAGCCCGGAATACTTTTCTGGGATACCATCAAACGCGAATCGGTTCCGGATTGCTATGCTGACCTTGGATTCGAAACGGTTTCTACAAATCCATGTGGCGAAATTCCGCTCTGTCCCTACGATAGCTGCCGTTTACTTGCGATAAATCTTCATAGCTATGTTGAGAATCCTTTTACAAGTGAAGCCAGTTTCAATATGCCCCTTTTCCGCGAACATATCTGGTATGCGCAGCGAATGATGGACGATATTATTGATATGGAACTGGAAAAGGTTGATGCCATAATCGAAAAAATTGACAATGATCCTGAATCCAGTGATATAAAAAATACCGAACGTCAGCTCTGGATTAAAATAAAAGACAAAGCTATTCAGGGTCGTCGCACGGGTATTGGTATAACCGCTGAAGGCGATATGCTTGCAGCTCTCAATATGCGCTACGGCTCGGATGAAGCAATTGATTTCAGTGTGAACATTCATAAAACGCTGGCTGTTGAAGCATATAAATCCTCTGTAAATCTTGCATCTGAGCGTGGTCCTTTCCAGGTGTTTGATTTTGAACGTGAAATGAACAATCCTTTCATTAACCGTCTTTTTAACGAAGAGCCTCAGCTGCGCGAATCAATGAAAAAGTTCGGACGCCGCAATATTGCTTTGCTCACTATTGCTCCAACCGGGAGTGTAAGCATTATGACGCAGACTTCCTCGGGAATTGAACCTGTGTTTATGACAGCCTACAAGCGCAGAAAAAAAGTCAATCCGAATGATAAAAATACCAACGCTACTTTTGTTGATGAATCAGGCGACAGTTGGGAAGAATTCAATGTGTTTCACCCAAAATTCCTGACCTGGGCCGGACTGAATGGGTACGATGTTGATCAGGTGAAATATCATTATACCGAGGAGCAATTGAATGAACTGATTGCTAAATCTCCTTATTACAAAGCAACAAGCAACGATGTTGACTGGATCAGCAAAGTGAAGATGCAGGGCGCAATTCAGAAATGGGTTGATCACAGCATCAGCGTCACAGTAAATGTTCCGGAGCATGTTGATGAATCGATGATTGACACTGTGCTGCGTGCTGCCTGGGAAAGTGGTTGCAAAGGCGTAACAGTGTATCGCGAAGGCTCACGCTCTGGTGTGCTTGTCGCCGACAATAAAAAGAAGGAAGAACCAAGCACTCTTTTTTCTGAAACAAGTGCGCCTGCCAGACCATTAAAAATTGATGCAAGTGTATTGCGTTTTAATAATGGCGCAGAAAAATGGATCGCTGTCGTTGGCTTGCTTAATGATCGTCCGTATGAAATATTCACAGGTCGCGCCGATAATTTTGTGTTGCCCGAATTTGTTCATCGTGGCTGGGTAATCCGCGAAAAGAATCGCGACGAGCGGGCACGCTATGATTTCGAATTTCTCGATAAAGACGGATATGCGGTAACTATTCGCGGCCTCTCCAGAACATTCAGCCCGGAATACTGGAATTACGCGAAACTGATTTCAGGCGTTTTACGTCATGGAATGCCGATTCCATATGTTGTTCAGCTGGTCGATAATCTGCAGTTCGACAATGACGATATCAACTCATGGAGAACTGGTGTAGTGCGGGCACTCAAACTTTTCATTCCCGATGGAACAAAAGCTCAGGGTGAATGTCCTGAATGTCATACGGATTCCCTTCAATTCAAAGAAGGTTGTGTAACCTGCAACAACTGCGGTTATTCAAAGTGCGGTTAATTCTGCTTACACATATATAGTATGAACGGGACTTTAGGGTCCCGTTTTTCATTGTAGAAATATCAGGCTGTCCCAGACACAGCAAAAACAACATTCCACCGTCCGGTTGCGACGCAGGAGCTTGAGGACATGGAACCGTTGTTTTTGCTGTAGTTACGACGGTTCCATGTTCCGGCTTATTTGTCTGAAAAAATACCAGTTCACCAGCCAGAACGGTGGAATGGTGCAACAATGAGTTTTTCAGCCAGTCTCTAAATCAATAATTTGCTTTAGATAAAGGCAGCTTCTATTGATTTATGAACTTCACAAAACATGCAGCAAAAAAAAAGCTGTCCGGAAATCCAGACAGCTTTTTACTAATAATTGGAATTCTCTACAGCCCATCCACAAACTGTGCTGCATAGTATTTCGCAGTCAGTTCTTCGCCTGTGGCGTTTTTGATCATTTCATTCCAGGTGTATTTTGATCCCGGCGCAAAAACTTTGTCCATCAGATATTTTCCGACTTCTTTGTTATTGAAATAGCTGGCTCCATTGATATCTTCCTGTTTCAAAATATTCACAACGATATAATGATTCAGCTGGCTTGCCAGTAATTCACCAAGATGATAGTTGTGATAATAACAAGGTGAAGTAGCAATGTGAATCTTCGATGCCCAGTCCGGTTCATTGCGGCCTTCAGGCTTTTTCATCAATTGATATTTTTCAACAAGATCCCACCACAATTTATTCAAATCCTGATCGGGGTTTTCGTACAGACCTTTTTCGAAACGGTACATCACCTGCGACCAGCGGCTGAAAACGAGTTGTTCGAGACGTGTGTATTTGAATGCTTCATCTTTGATTTTCATTTTTTCAGCATCGCTGATACCAAGCATATCCTGCATCCATTGGGCATTGCTGGCCATGCGACCAAAAAGCATAGCAATTGCCTCGGTTGTGAATGTGTGTGCAGGATCACGCAGTGTGAACGGAAGATCTCGGCTGATATACTTATCATATGAGGCATGGCCGAATTCGTGCAGCATAGTGTTCATCCATTTGTAATTTGATTTTACATTACAAAGAACGCGTACATCACCTTCATTGTCCATGTCTATGCAAAATGCGTGTTGATTTTTGCCTTTCTTTTCAAACAAATCTGAACGCTCAATAATGTCTTTCACGTCCATCCCAAGGCTTGCGTAATAATCCGAAGTCAGTTTCACCAGATCTTTATCCTTATAATACTTATCAAGATCGAGGGTGTAAATTTTCGGAGCTTCCTGGAAGAAACGCCCTTGAAAATGCCAGGGCATTAAGTTTGCCTCAGGCACATTGTATCGCTTTGACATGAAAGAATCTATCTGACCTTTGAGTTTTGTGAAACCATCGCGGGTGAGATCGTCCAGTTCGTTAAATAATTTTTCGATTTCTGCCGGATCCTGTTCGCTAAGCTTCAGACTCATTTCATGATAGTTGTTGTATCCAAGGTCTTTGGCAACTTCGTTGCGTTTTTTCACCAAAGCAATGATATCAGCTGCTACAACTTTTCCTACATTTTTGTGTGCCTTCCAGGTTTCCTCAAGTTTCTTGTTATCGGTGCTGCTGCTAAGGATTTCTTCAACCTCATTATCGGTCAGTGAATCACCTTTTTCGGTGGTAGCACGATAAGTATTCATCTTTTTGGCAATCTTTGTTTCCATGCCGATGATTTCTTCCAGTTTCTTTTCATCAACCTGATTGCGCTGATAAGCGTTGAAAAGCACATTGAGTTCGCGATCGAGCAGACTATCTTTTACACCACCGGCATCCTTGATTTTTTTCAGCAATGCGAAGTCTTCCTTATTGGTGAATATCTTGGTGTATTTGATACCAAATTCTTCAACCTTTGCATAATCCTCTTCCGATCCGCTGACTTCAGAATTCCACATAGCGGTGGTATATTCTTTCATAATGGGACGGATGGTA from Bacteroidetes bacterium GWF2_43_63 includes these protein-coding regions:
- a CDS encoding ribonucleoside-diphosphate reductase, adenosylcobalamin-dependent, giving the protein MFDGQESKLNEPERRVYLYEDALKQSTAYFNGDTLAASVWVSKYALKDSQGNIYEATPDDMHRRIAREVARIEKNYKNPMSEDEVFEVLRNFRYIIPQGSPMAGIGNNFQIASLSNCFVIGSNKADSYGGILKVDEEQVQLMKRRGGVGHDLSHIRPKGSPVKNSALTSTGIVPFMERYSNSTREVAQDGRRGALMLSISVNHPDSESFIDAKMEQGKITGANVSVRIDDDFMNAVTSRKEYTQKYPIHSDKPIFSKTINAQDLWGKLVHNAWKSAEPGILFWDTIKRESVPDCYADLGFETVSTNPCGEIPLCPYDSCRLLAINLHSYVENPFTSEASFNMPLFREHIWYAQRMMDDIIDMELEKVDAIIEKIDNDPESSDIKNTERQLWIKIKDKAIQGRRTGIGITAEGDMLAALNMRYGSDEAIDFSVNIHKTLAVEAYKSSVNLASERGPFQVFDFEREMNNPFINRLFNEEPQLRESMKKFGRRNIALLTIAPTGSVSIMTQTSSGIEPVFMTAYKRRKKVNPNDKNTNATFVDESGDSWEEFNVFHPKFLTWAGLNGYDVDQVKYHYTEEQLNELIAKSPYYKATSNDVDWISKVKMQGAIQKWVDHSISVTVNVPEHVDESMIDTVLRAAWESGCKGVTVYREGSRSGVLVADNKKKEEPSTLFSETSAPARPLKIDASVLRFNNGAEKWIAVVGLLNDRPYEIFTGRADNFVLPEFVHRGWVIREKNRDERARYDFEFLDKDGYAVTIRGLSRTFSPEYWNYAKLISGVLRHGMPIPYVVQLVDNLQFDNDDINSWRTGVVRALKLFIPDGTKAQGECPECHTDSLQFKEGCVTCNNCGYSKCG